From the genome of Xylocopilactobacillus apis:
TATTTTAAATAAATTTTTTTTAAAAAAAGCAACTAACTCACAATTTACTTGCTGTTAGCTGCTTAATATATTTTTAAGGAGTGTCATTCACTAACGTAAATGTTACCGTCGCATTATATCTCCCTGCTTTCGGGATATCACTCGGACTTGCTTTAAAGCTTAATGTCCATGGATAATTCTTCACATCTTGATACAAACTAGTCGCTACCTCGCTGTAAAGTGTTTGTGCTGTTGGAAGCAGATGTGTTACTGTTCCCGTAGTTGTATCGTGATAATAAAGGGGATCTCCTCGGATTACCTTCGTTGGGTCAGACGAAAGTTTAAATGGATTTGTGACGGATGCTTCAATTCGCCAACGTCTGCCAGCTCGATCATTTCTGTTATCAGTAACTTTCAAATTTTGCCCTGAACTATTATATTCCCGATTTCTTAAATAACCCGAATGGGTCCCAAAATCGATACTTCCTGGAGTCGCTTCTAGAGTTTGACTCCCCACCTGGTCCCAGACATAAGTGTGAGCAGACGTATTTGTTAACGAATCTGTTGCAATCTGAGCTGCAGTTTTTGCTGCTCCCGTTGGAGCATGAACCGTTGTTGGAGTTAATGCCTCCCGCCATTGCGCATTGGTCGCATAATATTGTGGATTTGGCGGAACTGGATTCGCTATATCATTAATTGCCGTTCCAGGTTTCGGATTAGGGAGTAAAGTTTGACTTCCTAACTTAGTTCCCGATCCCAATGTCAACTTCCACAGCGCTGAGGTTCGATTAGGTTCAGTTACACTAGGTGGAGCTAGATTAAACATATTCAAGGTGTTAGCCGTTGGCTTAATGTTGAAACTTGATAGATCAAGTTCTGTTAAACCTGAACTATTTTCAAATAAGTACGACATATCTGTCACATTTGAAACATCAAACTTACTAAGATCCAAATGAGTGATCAATGGACAACCGGAGAACATTGACTGCATATTAGTTAAACTGGTCGTTATAAAGCCAGACGTATTAAGCTCCTTGAGCTTAAAACAGTTCAAAAACATCCAATTTGCATTTGTCACATGGCTCATATCGAAATGACTGACGTCAATTGCTTCTAACGATTCACACATCGAAAACATCGCATATGTGTTCTCTGCCTTACTTGTATCAAAGTGGCTGACATCGAGATCAGTTAAACTTTTATCTCCTTCAAACATTCCTGAAAAATCATCAACATTACTCGTAATGAAATTTGGACCGAATGTTACTCTCTTTAAATTTGTACACTTTTGAACTAATCGATACATTATCGTTACATTCGGTGTATTAAAAGTCGAGAGGTCTAAAGATTCAATGCTTGAACATCCAGCAAACAAACTATTTAAGTCGGTCGCATTCGTTAAATCAAGATTATTTAACCCCACAAATTCAGTTACTGCACTTAGACCGTTAAACAAATGAGAAACTGAACCGCTGGAAGTTACCCCTGGATTAATCACTACTTTGGTAATATCTGCTGAGTACTGTTTCCAAGGCCAGTCTACATCTGGAAAGTTAGGAATATTTGTTGGAGTTACGACCGCATCATTATATGCATTTAAGGTGTGCGGATAAAGTGTTAAAACTCCGTTCTTGTATGTCCACCAAGGTGATCCGTCTAAATTCAAGATGTCAGATGAAGGAACATAATTGCTAGTTTTGTATGTTGGATCTAAACCAGCGAGTGGCGATTTATCATTTCTGGCATCATAAAAGTATGATCCCCAAACTGGATTTCCCGCTTCATCTATTAACTGATTTGACTGGTCATAAATCGAAACCTTCATTTGAATTTTAGAAATCGTTGGTGAACTTGCAGTTTCTGGAACAGTAGTAACCGCTATTGACCCCGCATCATTTGCTGTTATATGAGCATTTTCTCCACCTGTATATTTCAAGGTAACCGTGTTTGTTCCAGTTGCTCCTGGTATTAAATCATTACTAGCACCGTTATTTAGCGGTACATACATATAACCACTATCTACTGATACTCCTGTCGGCAACGGGGCTGGGGTCTCAAACAAACCACCACCTAAAGGTTGAACGGCTGTTACTTTATTCCAGATCCCTGGCACATTATTGTTTTTTACATTGTAAATAAAAGTTACTCGATCACCATTATTAACATTTCCAGAGGTAACTGCCGGTCCATTGTTAATTTTAAACTTAATATCAGTTTGGATATCTGTATTGCTTGCAGTCATGTTCCTACGATAGACATAATTTAAAAACATAACGTTATTGAATTGGGTTGTTGAAACTAGATTATTACCGTTTGCTGTAACTGTCGTCCCACTCGAAACTGTTCCTAAACGCTTATTTATTCTCGTATTATTTGCAAAGATGGTTCCATTTACTTGCGCTCTTACATAAGTATTCCCGTCTTTACCAACAATTGTAGGCTGAGTGTTAGTATCAACAAAATTTGGATCACCTGGGTGCATCTTCTGCCAATCTTCATAAGTTGTTGTTACAGGCGTCTGAAGGTCGGTCCCATTTTCATCAATATAACGAGTTGTAATAACTGGATCTCCAGGCGTAAACGTTCCATTAATATTTTTTACGGAATGCCCCTCATAATAAGCTCCTGTTGAAGCTAAAATGGCAAAACCCCAGTTACTCCGATCTTGAATAACACTCTTCTCTCCTGCCGTCAGTGTTTTCTTCCAAGTAACTTGTCCGCTGCCGGTAGCATCATGTAAAATAACCGTCATCGTATAGGTACTAGCATCATATGAAATTGTCATATTCCGCCATTGATGATCACCGACCTTCATAGCAGTCCCACTCACACTGCCTTCTGAAGTTGTCTTTGAAGTCACTGCACTCCCATTCAATGGTGCACTTAAAGGTGCCCTCTTAACAAAACCATTGTTACTTGTCATTGAAAATGAACCGAAAC
Proteins encoded in this window:
- a CDS encoding BspA family leucine-rich repeat surface protein codes for the protein MVAFSGGGRLANNLIPVSNTFNSTNNFLNLNRDGNLTPITIGAGDSQNFFAPVQGAEVTVNENGTWDNILLNKPHTYYVGAVTLNATVDMTKNFNFSWDVKIDPVSDSRMADGIGFVFHPLYKPGERIVGSQGEAPYTLPAVFGRENGDDPVTSPTSRYNGQTIRSIGRTGGSLGIGDMMNAWGFKLDTYYNNYGDPESPGHAYGDNIHHSQWYHVVDDAYPSPNGVEGQVTSDNSFGSFSMTSNNGFVKRAPLSAPLNGSAVTSKTTSEGSVSGTAMKVGDHQWRNMTISYDASTYTMTVILHDATGSGQVTWKKTLTAGEKSVIQDRSNWGFAILASTGAYYEGHSVKNINGTFTPGDPVITTRYIDENGTDLQTPVTTTYEDWQKMHPGDPNFVDTNTQPTIVGKDGNTYVRAQVNGTIFANNTRINKRLGTVSSGTTVTANGNNLVSTTQFNNVMFLNYVYRRNMTASNTDIQTDIKFKINNGPAVTSGNVNNGDRVTFIYNVKNNNVPGIWNKVTAVQPLGGGLFETPAPLPTGVSVDSGYMYVPLNNGASNDLIPGATGTNTVTLKYTGGENAHITANDAGSIAVTTVPETASSPTISKIQMKVSIYDQSNQLIDEAGNPVWGSYFYDARNDKSPLAGLDPTYKTSNYVPSSDILNLDGSPWWTYKNGVLTLYPHTLNAYNDAVVTPTNIPNFPDVDWPWKQYSADITKVVINPGVTSSGSVSHLFNGLSAVTEFVGLNNLDLTNATDLNSLFAGCSSIESLDLSTFNTPNVTIMYRLVQKCTNLKRVTFGPNFITSNVDDFSGMFEGDKSLTDLDVSHFDTSKAENTYAMFSMCESLEAIDVSHFDMSHVTNANWMFLNCFKLKELNTSGFITTSLTNMQSMFSGCPLITHLDLSKFDVSNVTDMSYLFENSSGLTELDLSSFNIKPTANTLNMFNLAPPSVTEPNRTSALWKLTLGSGTKLGSQTLLPNPKPGTAINDIANPVPPNPQYYATNAQWREALTPTTVHAPTGAAKTAAQIATDSLTNTSAHTYVWDQVGSQTLEATPGSIDFGTHSGYLRNREYNSSGQNLKVTDNRNDRAGRRWRIEASVTNPFKLSSDPTKVIRGDPLYYHDTTTGTVTHLLPTAQTLYSEVATSLYQDVKNYPWTLSFKASPSDIPKAGRYNATVTFTLVNDTP